One stretch of Vulpes lagopus strain Blue_001 chromosome 12, ASM1834538v1, whole genome shotgun sequence DNA includes these proteins:
- the TTF1 gene encoding transcription termination factor 1 — MEGESSRLEIHTPVFDKKKKKYSVYKEGHLRHPHESVRDSPLASEQSRVTKNKKKRKDFQHLLSSPLKKSEICDETEMATSVPKKKRKKKHRDSGVDEETGVVYVLVDKENIENTPKNFRRDVDVVYVDVSQEQKPAKDPEAGELHSVPKSHKNELEELNCRVKETKRKKKHRRKEASCDAEQESPPARLALPKSDPDPQELEGLLSVGPEGGIPQLPVAADKKKRKKKKRKISHHQELEALAGPGSVENAYSEGWQGVSEVGTTEEWQGVSEVGTAEVGTAGRVKKKSKKRKRRSSAESLVMPGGDFTVPAASFEDAHSDSLEGNGALIEESAKPRPQEEKTQACLEEVQSLEPTNEEEIHLELAKDSETKYLSEDSRDSGDSDVDLDSAVKQLQEFIPDIKERAATTIKRMYRDDLGRFKEFKAQGVAIRFGKFSVKENKQLEKNVQEFLSLTGIENADKLLYTDRYPEEKSVITDLKRKYAFRLHIGKGIARPWKLVYYRAKKMFDINNYKGRYSKGDMEKLKIYHSLHGNDWKKIGEMVARSSLSVALKFSQIGSPRNHGAWSKTETQKLIKAVEEVILKKMSPHELKEVDSKLQDNPEGCLSIVREKLYKGISWVEVEAKVETRNWMQCKSKWTEILTKRMTNGRDVYRGVNALQAKINLIERLYEVNVEDTNEIDWEDLASAIGDVPPSYVQTKFYKLKATCVPFWQKKTFPEIIDYLYETTLPLLKEKLEKKMEKEGTEIQSPAAPRQVFLFRDIFYRDDDSEGEDGEEKS; from the exons ATGGAAGGAGAATCGAGCAGACTGGAAATTCATACTCCAGTTtttgacaagaaaaagaaaaagtattctgTATATAAGGAAGGACATCTAAGGCATCCCCATGAAAGTGTCAGAGACTCCCCCCTGGCAAGTGAGCAGTCTCGTGTaaccaagaataaaaaaaaaagaaaggatttccagcatcttctttcttcccctttgaaaaaatcagaaatatgtgATGAGACTGAAATGGCCACTTCTGtacccaaaaagaaaagaaagaaaaagcacagagatTCAGGAGTGGATGAGGAAACAGGTGTGGTGTATGTCctagtggataaagaaaatatcgAGAACACCCCAAAGAATTTTAGGAGGGATGTCGATGTCGTGTATGTTGATGTGAGCCAGGAACAAAAACCAGCAAAAGATCCTGAAGCAGGTGAACTACATTCAGTTCCTAAGTCACATAAAAACGAGTTGGAAGAGCTGAACTGTCGAGTTAAGGAGACAAAGCGTAAAAAAAAACATCGGAGGAAAGAGGCCTCCTGTGATGCTGAGCAGGAGAGCCCACCTGCTAGGCTCGCCCTGCCCAAGTCGGATCCGGATCCGCAGGAGCTGGAAGGCCTGCTTTCTGTGGGCCCAGAGGGCGGAATCCCACAACTACCAGTAGCAGCCGATAAAAAAAAgcgtaagaaaaaaaagagaaaaatttcacACCACCAGGAACTTGAGGCATTGGCTGGGCCTGGTAGTGTCGAGAATGCGTACTCCGAAGGATGGCAAGGGGTCAGTGAAGTTGGGACCACAGAAGAATGGCAAGGGGTCAGTGAAGTTGGGACTGCAGAAGTTGGGACTGCTGGTCGAGTGAAGAAAAAGTCTAAGAAGAGGAAGCGAAGGTCTTCTGCTGAAAGTCTCGTAATGCCAGGTGGTGATTTCACAGTGCCTGCTGCAAGCTTTGAGGATGCACATTCTGATTCACTAGAAGGTAATGGTGCCCTGATTGAAGAAAGTGCGAAACCCAGGCCACAGGAGGAGAAAACCCAGGCCTGTTTGGAAGAGGTGCAGAG CTTAGAACCTACAAATGAAGAGGAAATCCACTTGGAATTGGCCAAAGATTCTGAAACAAAATATCTATCAGAAGATTCAAGAGATTCGGGTGACTCAGATGTGGATTTGGACTCCGCTGTGAAGCAGCTCCAAGAATTCATTCCAGACATCAAGGAAAGGGCCGCCACTACAATCAAGCGGATGTACCGGGATGACTTGGGGCGGTTTAAGGAATTTAAAGCACAGG GTGTTGCTATTCGATTTGGCAAGTTTTCTGTAAAGGAAAATAAGCAGCTAGAGAAAAACGTGCAAGAATTTCTGTCCCTGACAGGAATCGAGAATGCAGACAAACTGCTGTACACAGACAGATACCCAGAGGAGAAATCTGTGATCAccgacttaaaaagaaaatatgcatttcGATTGCACATTG GAAAGGGCATCGCCCGGCCCTGGAAGCTTGTTTACTATCGAGCAAAGAAGATGTTTGATATCAATAACTACAAAGGCAG GTATAGCAAAGGAGATATGGAGAAGTTAAAGATATACCATTCCCTGCATGGGAACGACTGGAAAAAGATTGGCGAAATGGTGGCTCGAAGCAGCCTCTCCGTTGCCCTGAAGTTCTCCCAAATTGGCAGTC CAAGAAATCACGGTGCTTGGAGTAAGACGGAAACCCAGAAGCTTATCAAGGCTGTTGAAGAAGTGATTCTAAAGAAAATGTCTCCCCATGAGTTAAAAGAGGTGGATTCTAAACTCCAAGATAATCCTGAAGGCTGCTTGTCTATTGTTAGGGAAAAACTCTACAAGGGCATATCTTGGGTAGAAGTAGAAGCCAAAGTAGAAACCAGAAATTGGATGCAGTGTAAAAGTAAGTG GACGGAAATCCTAACCAAGAGGATGACAAATGGTCGGGATGTATACCGTGGAGTTAATGCCCTACAGGCCAAAATCAACCTGATCGAAAG ATTGTATGAGGTAAATGTGGAGGACACTAACGAGATAGACTGGGAAGACCTCGCAAGCGCCATAGG tGATGTTCCTCCATCCTATGTTCAAACTAAATTTTATAAGCTGAAAGCTACCTGTGTTCCCTTTTGGCAGAAGAAGACTTTTCCAG agattataGACTACCTTTACGAGACCACCCTGCCTCTGCTCAAGGAAAAGTTagagaagaagatggagaaagaaggtACCGAAATCCAGAGTCCCGCAGCACCCAGGCAGGTCTTTCTGTTCAGAGACATCTTTTATCGTGATGACGACAGTGAAGGAGAAGACGGGGAGGAGAAGAGTTAG